The following coding sequences are from one Triticum aestivum cultivar Chinese Spring chromosome 5A, IWGSC CS RefSeq v2.1, whole genome shotgun sequence window:
- the LOC123104409 gene encoding trigger factor isoform X1, with amino-acid sequence MELPISMGGSAAATSLVNLKMVNHKRTSGLGPQLQFSHDVPSSACLMIFNKECSKRINYKVCRALQAVSPVQCAENPMQAPVAFKDFHVSVLTEEDGVIETQIRVTVSSKMTVSVFEKVLSKHIAAAQPLPGFRRLKGGKTPNVPKEVALHLIGPSKVKKAAIKKIINRAVAEYVEKENLDASKNLKVLQSYEELEATFEPGKEFCFDAAVHLTGS; translated from the exons ATGGAGTTACCCATTTCCATGGGAGGCTCTGCTGCGGCAACCAGCCTCGTGAATCTCAAG ATGGTGAATCACAAACGCACCAGTGGGCTTGGACCTCAACTTCAGTTTTCGCATGATGTACCATCCTCTGCTTGTCTGATGATATTTAACAAAGAATGTTCAAAACG AATCAACTATAAAGTTTGCAGAGCGCTTCAGGCAGTATCTCCAGTACAAT GTGCAGAAAATCCCATGCAAGCACCGGTAGCCTTTAAAGATTTTCATGTTTCTGTGCTTACCGAAGAAGATGGAGTGATAGAG ACACAGATACGAGTAACTGTTAGCAGTAAAATGACGGTTTCTGTCTTTGAGAAAGTCTTATCAAAGCATATTGCCGCGGCACAACCACTTCCAGGATTTCGGCGATTGAAAGGAG GGAAAACTCCAAAT GTACCAAAAGAAGTCGCTCTGCACTTGATTGGACCATCAAAAGTGAAGAAAGCAGCCATCAAGAAAATCATCAATCGCGCAGTCGCTGAATATGTTGAAAAG GAGAACCTTGACGCGTCGAAGAACCTGAAGGTTCTGCAAAGCTACGAGGAGCTCGAGGCCACGTTCGAACCTGGAAAAGAGTTCTGCTTTGACGCGGCTGTCCATCTAACAGGAAGCTGA
- the LOC123104409 gene encoding uncharacterized protein isoform X2: protein MELPISMGGSAAATSLVNLKMVNHKRTSGLGPQLQFSHDVPSSACLMIFNKECSKRINYKVCRALQAVSPVQCAENPMQAPVAFKDFHVSVLTEEDGVIEIRVTVSSKMTVSVFEKVLSKHIAAAQPLPGFRRLKGGKTPNVPKEVALHLIGPSKVKKAAIKKIINRAVAEYVEKENLDASKNLKVLQSYEELEATFEPGKEFCFDAAVHLTGS, encoded by the exons ATGGAGTTACCCATTTCCATGGGAGGCTCTGCTGCGGCAACCAGCCTCGTGAATCTCAAG ATGGTGAATCACAAACGCACCAGTGGGCTTGGACCTCAACTTCAGTTTTCGCATGATGTACCATCCTCTGCTTGTCTGATGATATTTAACAAAGAATGTTCAAAACG AATCAACTATAAAGTTTGCAGAGCGCTTCAGGCAGTATCTCCAGTACAAT GTGCAGAAAATCCCATGCAAGCACCGGTAGCCTTTAAAGATTTTCATGTTTCTGTGCTTACCGAAGAAGATGGAGTGATAGAG ATACGAGTAACTGTTAGCAGTAAAATGACGGTTTCTGTCTTTGAGAAAGTCTTATCAAAGCATATTGCCGCGGCACAACCACTTCCAGGATTTCGGCGATTGAAAGGAG GGAAAACTCCAAAT GTACCAAAAGAAGTCGCTCTGCACTTGATTGGACCATCAAAAGTGAAGAAAGCAGCCATCAAGAAAATCATCAATCGCGCAGTCGCTGAATATGTTGAAAAG GAGAACCTTGACGCGTCGAAGAACCTGAAGGTTCTGCAAAGCTACGAGGAGCTCGAGGCCACGTTCGAACCTGGAAAAGAGTTCTGCTTTGACGCGGCTGTCCATCTAACAGGAAGCTGA
- the LOC123104408 gene encoding uncharacterized protein: MEVAAAAGVYEEMLRVVEACAARIRWRLRPQSKRRLLNDIMFLCTGLRPVILMDYGGTMPQLQDNLCSLLHHARQEARILNPLRVMVIKDMLYLIHVQGLAEHVSPNGRSQYQLAFVDLEKSYCKLLANTEKNETMVELLSVQDRFSAKFPVEADVEPGTAKQKSGLPERDTDVECTGISIADATSLVVDLSAFLEGTRIALPSLNGWLLGYPVTYLFRNESGEAATQNLSKHSLHIYRIYVVRNRHSDAKQSEEELLSFSVPCDMSAKRDEEPWAKSFLAGINGKLERCSHVWASARLEIEVFRSQSGVIVL; this comes from the exons atggaggtggcggcggcggcgggggtgtaCGAGGAGATGCTGCGGGTGGTGGAGGCCTGCGCCGCCCGCATCCGGTGGCGCCTCCGCCCACAATCCAAGCGCCGCCTCCTCAACG ATATCATGTTCCTCTGCACCGGGTTGCGGCCTGTTATACTGATGGACTACGGCGGCACGATGCCTCAGCTACAGGACAATCTCTGCAGCCTGCTGCACCATGCTCGGCAG GAAGCAAGGATCTTGAATCCGCTAAGGGTGATGGTTATCAAAGATATGCTCTATTTGATTCACGTACAAGGACTTGCTGAACACGTGTCACCAAATGGAAGGTCACAGTACCAGCTAGCTTTTGTGGACCTAGAGAAAAGCTATTGCAAA CTTCTTGCAAACACAGAAAAGAATGAAACCATGGTGGAGCTTTTATCCGTCCAGGATCGTTTTTCAGCTAAATTCCCTGTTGAAGCAGATGTAGAACCTGGAACAGCAAAGCAGAAGTCGGGACTTCCAGAGAGAGACACTGATGTGGAGTGCACTGGCATCAGTATTGCTGACGCGACCTCACTGGTTGTTGATCTGAGTGCCTTCCTAGAGGGTACCCGAATTGCACTGCCTTCTCTGAATGG GTGGCTTTTGGGTTATCCTGTAACATATTTGTTTCGCAATGAAAGTGGTGAGGCGGCCACTCAGAATCTCTCCAAGCACTCTCTTCACATCTACAGGATATATGTGGTCAG AAATCGCCATTCAGATGCTAAACAATCAGAAGAGGAACTGCTGAG TTTTTCAGTTCCGTGTGACATGAGCGCGAAACGCGACGAAGAACCATGGGCCAAGTCATTTCTAGCTGGCATAAACGGGAAGCTTGAGCGATGCAGCCACGTCTGGGCCTCGGCGCGTCTGGAGATCGAGGTCTTCCGAAGCCAGTCCGGGGTCATCGTGTTGTAA